In one window of Stigmatopora argus isolate UIUO_Sarg chromosome 19, RoL_Sarg_1.0, whole genome shotgun sequence DNA:
- the LOC144064321 gene encoding ankyrin repeat and SOCS box protein 2-like isoform X1, producing MAATSELDDYSAYAHLSDEQLLQLAAERSLADARAPALRSEVGGGLRLEGSPAHYSSPNPPAPEPADPEALEVGRFTTGAGKKMLAYRKRDGTLVRAVPEPEEEEDPVFRAIRAGDAHRLRALMAASPGSEPARPDWPAVHQAAWLNREACLRVLLTGKSPADGARVPAPTPGRRNDAARPGTVNERGDRGETPLLVAVSGEHAGCASLLLEKGADPDAVDRDRETPLYKACERDNAALVALLLNHGAAVDPKCFQGWTALHEAACRDNVEICQMLLKAGGKHSPRDNHGITPLFTAAQGGRLASLRLLVKHGADINSQAVDGATPLHEAAKNGHDHIVDFLLSQKADANMAGKAGLLPLHIAARKGSETIVSMLIPATSKARIRRTGISPLHVAAEHNRDEVLELLIRAGFDVNARLSDERSRLYEDRRAMALYQAVDNYNVDNVRSLLEAGADPNLDVFGPLLVAARQGCAENVALLVRHGADVNARIATRPTHFPAAFLFSLKTLPMLKYLLDNGADALSCFRCSYGSGPHPPLRDGSSRGGHLGHPQARPSVQFCEAISAPGVSRWAGPVLDVLLDYVGHVKLCSRLAEHLDSYDGWSDIKEKAALPRRLLQLCRVRVLELAGRRRVHRLPLPGSLIRFLLHRETYADL from the exons ATGGCGGCCACGTCGGAACTGGACGATTATTCGGCGTACGCCCACCTGAGCGACGAGCAGCTGCTGCAGCTGGCGGCGGAGCGCAGTCTGGCGGACGCCCGAGCGCCAGCTCTCCGCTCGGAGGTCGGCGGAGGTCTCCGTCTGGAGGGAAGCCCCGCCCACTACAGCTCGCCCAACCCGCCGGCGCCCGAGCCTGCCGACCC AGAAGCTCTGGAAGTGGGCCGCTTCACCACCGGCGCCGGGAAGAAGATGTTGGCGTACCGTAAACGGGACGGGACCCTGGTCCGCGCGGTGCCGGAACCCGAGGA GGAGGAGGATCCCGTGTTCCGAGCCATCCGGGCGGGCGACGCCCACCGCCTGAGGGCCCTGATGGCGGCGTCTCCCGGGAGCGAGCCCGCCCGGCCCGACTGGCCGGCCGTTCATCAGGCGGCGTGGCTGAACCGCGAGGCCTGCCTCCGAGTCCTCCTCACGGGTAAGTCCCCCGCCGACGGCGCCCGAGTTCCCGCGCCAACACCCGGACGCCGAAATGACGCAGCCCGGCCGGGGACGGTCAACGAGCGCGGCGATCGCGGCGAGACCCCGCTGCTGGTGGCCGTGAGCGGGGAGCACGCGGGCTGCGCCTCGCTCCTGCTGGAAAAGGGCGCCGACCCCGACGCGGTCGACCGGGACCGCGAGACGCCTCTGTACAAAG CCTGCGAGAGGGACAACGCCGCCCTGGTGGCGCTCCTGCTCAATCACGGCGCGGCGGTGGACCCCAAGTGCTTCCAAGGTTGGACGGCCCTGCACGAGGCGGCATGCCGCGACAACGTGGAGATCTGCCAGATGCTCCTGAAGGCCGGGGGGAAGCACAGTCCCAGGGACAACCACGGCATCACGCCCTTGTTCACCGCCGCGCAGGGCGGACGGCTGGCTTCCCTTCGCCTGCTGGTCAAACACG GCGCGGACATCAACAGCCAGGCCGTCGACGGAGCGACGCCGCTTCACGAGGCGGCGAAAAACGGCCACGACCACATCGTGGACTTTCTCCTGTCCCAGAAGGCGGACGCTAACATGGCGGGAAAAGCCGGACTCTTACCGCTTCACATCGCCGCGCGCAAAGGAAGCGAAAC CATCGTGTCCATGTTGATCCCGGCCACCAGCAAGGCCAGAATCCGGCGCACGGGCATCAGCCCACTGCACGTGGCGGCCGAGCACAACCGCGACGAGGTCCTGGAGCTCCTGATCCGGGCCGGTTTCGACGTCAACGCCCGGCTGTCCGACGAGCGCTCGCGCCTGTACGAGGATCGGCGCGCCATGGCGCTCTACCAGGCCGTGGACAACTACAACGTGGACAACGTGCGCTCGCTGCTGGAGGCCGGCGCCGATCCCAACCTGGACGTCTTCGGCCCGCTGCTGGTGGCGGCCAGGCAGGGCTGCGCCGAGAACGTGGCGCTGCTGGTGCGCCACGGCGCCGACGTCAACGCCCGTATCGCCACCCGCCCCACCCACTTCCCCGCCGCCTTCCTCTTCTCCCTCAAGACCCTCCCCATGTTGAAGTACCTGCTGGACAACGGCGCCGACGCGCTCTCCTGCTTCCGCTGCTCGTACGGGAGCGGGCCGCACCCGCCGCTCCGGGACGGGAGCTCGCGCGGGGGTCACCTGGGCCACCCCCAAGCGCGGCCCAGCGTTCAG TTCTGCGAGGCCATCTCGGCCCCCGGCGTCAGCCGCTGGGCGGGCCCCGTCTTGGACGTGCTGCTGGACTACGTGGGTCACGTCAAGCTCTGCTCGCGACTGGCCGAACACTTGGACAGTTACGACGGTTGGAGCGACATTAAAGAAAAAGCCG CCTTGCCACGGCGTTTGCTGCAATTGTGCCGCGTGCGCGTGCTGGAGCTGGCGGGCCGGCGACGCGTCCACCGCTTGCCGCTGCCCGGCTCTCTCATCCGATTCCTGCTGCACCGGGAAACTTACGCCGACTTGTGA
- the LOC144064321 gene encoding ankyrin repeat and SOCS box protein 2-like isoform X2, which yields MAATSELDDYSAYAHLSDEQLLQLAAERSLADARAPALRSEVGGGLRLEGSPAHYSSPNPPAPEPADPEALEVGRFTTGAGKKMLAYRKRDGTLVRAVPEPEEEEDPVFRAIRAGDAHRLRALMAASPGSEPARPDWPAVHQAAWLNREACLRVLLTARPGTVNERGDRGETPLLVAVSGEHAGCASLLLEKGADPDAVDRDRETPLYKACERDNAALVALLLNHGAAVDPKCFQGWTALHEAACRDNVEICQMLLKAGGKHSPRDNHGITPLFTAAQGGRLASLRLLVKHGADINSQAVDGATPLHEAAKNGHDHIVDFLLSQKADANMAGKAGLLPLHIAARKGSETIVSMLIPATSKARIRRTGISPLHVAAEHNRDEVLELLIRAGFDVNARLSDERSRLYEDRRAMALYQAVDNYNVDNVRSLLEAGADPNLDVFGPLLVAARQGCAENVALLVRHGADVNARIATRPTHFPAAFLFSLKTLPMLKYLLDNGADALSCFRCSYGSGPHPPLRDGSSRGGHLGHPQARPSVQFCEAISAPGVSRWAGPVLDVLLDYVGHVKLCSRLAEHLDSYDGWSDIKEKAALPRRLLQLCRVRVLELAGRRRVHRLPLPGSLIRFLLHRETYADL from the exons ATGGCGGCCACGTCGGAACTGGACGATTATTCGGCGTACGCCCACCTGAGCGACGAGCAGCTGCTGCAGCTGGCGGCGGAGCGCAGTCTGGCGGACGCCCGAGCGCCAGCTCTCCGCTCGGAGGTCGGCGGAGGTCTCCGTCTGGAGGGAAGCCCCGCCCACTACAGCTCGCCCAACCCGCCGGCGCCCGAGCCTGCCGACCC AGAAGCTCTGGAAGTGGGCCGCTTCACCACCGGCGCCGGGAAGAAGATGTTGGCGTACCGTAAACGGGACGGGACCCTGGTCCGCGCGGTGCCGGAACCCGAGGA GGAGGAGGATCCCGTGTTCCGAGCCATCCGGGCGGGCGACGCCCACCGCCTGAGGGCCCTGATGGCGGCGTCTCCCGGGAGCGAGCCCGCCCGGCCCGACTGGCCGGCCGTTCATCAGGCGGCGTGGCTGAACCGCGAGGCCTGCCTCCGAGTCCTCCTCACGG CCCGGCCGGGGACGGTCAACGAGCGCGGCGATCGCGGCGAGACCCCGCTGCTGGTGGCCGTGAGCGGGGAGCACGCGGGCTGCGCCTCGCTCCTGCTGGAAAAGGGCGCCGACCCCGACGCGGTCGACCGGGACCGCGAGACGCCTCTGTACAAAG CCTGCGAGAGGGACAACGCCGCCCTGGTGGCGCTCCTGCTCAATCACGGCGCGGCGGTGGACCCCAAGTGCTTCCAAGGTTGGACGGCCCTGCACGAGGCGGCATGCCGCGACAACGTGGAGATCTGCCAGATGCTCCTGAAGGCCGGGGGGAAGCACAGTCCCAGGGACAACCACGGCATCACGCCCTTGTTCACCGCCGCGCAGGGCGGACGGCTGGCTTCCCTTCGCCTGCTGGTCAAACACG GCGCGGACATCAACAGCCAGGCCGTCGACGGAGCGACGCCGCTTCACGAGGCGGCGAAAAACGGCCACGACCACATCGTGGACTTTCTCCTGTCCCAGAAGGCGGACGCTAACATGGCGGGAAAAGCCGGACTCTTACCGCTTCACATCGCCGCGCGCAAAGGAAGCGAAAC CATCGTGTCCATGTTGATCCCGGCCACCAGCAAGGCCAGAATCCGGCGCACGGGCATCAGCCCACTGCACGTGGCGGCCGAGCACAACCGCGACGAGGTCCTGGAGCTCCTGATCCGGGCCGGTTTCGACGTCAACGCCCGGCTGTCCGACGAGCGCTCGCGCCTGTACGAGGATCGGCGCGCCATGGCGCTCTACCAGGCCGTGGACAACTACAACGTGGACAACGTGCGCTCGCTGCTGGAGGCCGGCGCCGATCCCAACCTGGACGTCTTCGGCCCGCTGCTGGTGGCGGCCAGGCAGGGCTGCGCCGAGAACGTGGCGCTGCTGGTGCGCCACGGCGCCGACGTCAACGCCCGTATCGCCACCCGCCCCACCCACTTCCCCGCCGCCTTCCTCTTCTCCCTCAAGACCCTCCCCATGTTGAAGTACCTGCTGGACAACGGCGCCGACGCGCTCTCCTGCTTCCGCTGCTCGTACGGGAGCGGGCCGCACCCGCCGCTCCGGGACGGGAGCTCGCGCGGGGGTCACCTGGGCCACCCCCAAGCGCGGCCCAGCGTTCAG TTCTGCGAGGCCATCTCGGCCCCCGGCGTCAGCCGCTGGGCGGGCCCCGTCTTGGACGTGCTGCTGGACTACGTGGGTCACGTCAAGCTCTGCTCGCGACTGGCCGAACACTTGGACAGTTACGACGGTTGGAGCGACATTAAAGAAAAAGCCG CCTTGCCACGGCGTTTGCTGCAATTGTGCCGCGTGCGCGTGCTGGAGCTGGCGGGCCGGCGACGCGTCCACCGCTTGCCGCTGCCCGGCTCTCTCATCCGATTCCTGCTGCACCGGGAAACTTACGCCGACTTGTGA
- the LOC144064486 gene encoding kinase D-interacting substrate of 220 kDa B-like, which translates to MDTTTSIKMTTLAIQKLFGHVEDENLPALKDHLDRFKEVDGRSDNGQTPLMLAAEQGSLDIVQELIRRGANVNLDDVDCWSALISAAKEGHVEVVKELLENSAYVEHRDVGGWTALMWASYKGRVEVARFLLQHGANPNTTGQQYSVYPIIWASGRGHAQVVKLLLDGGAKVNCSDKYGTTSLIWAARKGHLDCVTHLLENGADVDQDGANSMTALIVAVKGGFADVVKELLKRNPNVNMTDKDGNTALMIAAKEGYTEIVQDLLDAGTYVNIPDRSGDTVLIGAVRGGHVEIVRALLHKYADIDVRGQESKTALYWAVEKGNASVVRDILQCNPDTETCTKDGETPLIKATKMRSVEVVELLLDKGAKVSAVDKRGDTPLHVAIRGRSRRLAELLLRNPKDGRLLYRPNKAGETPYNIDCSHQKSILTQIFGARHLSPSESDGDLLGYDLYSSALADILSEPTMRPPICVGLYAQWGSGKSFLLKKLEDEMKTFAGQRTEPLLGPSWLAAVLSLLACGGVALALASALDPKLAVAVSLSLLALLYVFLVVVYFGGRREGERWNWAWLLSNRLARHLGYLELLLKLVFVNPPELPEQSARALPVRFLFTDYNRLSSVGGETSLAEMIATLSDACEREFGFLATRLFRVFKTDETQAKGKWKKTCCVPSFALFALVSACLAGGLALMAVSTPGGEDRAADGVLMALGGVVGAALLLNCRTWWRLSDAVLHSQRKRLHGAADKMHKLKSEGFMKVVKSEVELMAKMAKTVDGFTRHQTRLAVVIDGLDSCEQDKVLQMLDTVRVLFSKGPFISIFASDPHIIIKAINQNLNSVLRDFVNGHDYMRNAVHLPVFLNSRGLSRAKKMAASASASAGAPVNGDVRGRREDAEGKLARLGSGEAGEAGGKGAPERRDTYRRRQVRRSLSRQMSFDLTKLMVAEDWFADISPQSMRRLLNIVSVTGRLLRANQISFNWDRLASWINLTEQWPYRTSWLILFLEESDGVPDRAALKHVYERVLASIPSSKEVEPLLEIDGDVRAFEVFLSSRTPVLTAGDIRTFLPCTVNLDPKLREIIADVRAAREQVAVGYPAPQEVRARPVSVYSHVSSASLGGLFNPPPGDVLSPSHSGYYSGMSGPRHPFYNRPYFPPHYHHHHHLHQLPPPLRAPASVYPSHSHPAVLARSAATRDASLSGSASVASGTSPAPLSAMTTEGVCERIGQIQGIDRAVLAAYTATVRKANVNGRVLSQCNLDELKKEMNMNFGDWQLFRASVMEMRQAESQTSAGLGELGRRASGGPPPVDDASPAYSFALSFDDLNGAALDERRVAAPWTGGPRRSGSAASLNSQESANDIGKLTDRQQAEYHCAYQEYIAQMAQLETGGEKAAAVAPPEPDGHRTADEEALGPIREEDEKGPRSPFRPAERGGGGLFPSGPRYRKLTDDDDGGDDAHPESEEAQSSGRSLLLKAKDYLSDATLDKKDSSDSGVRSNESSPNHSLQDEEAEPSRADSPGRVLPVPAAVEIRMSLCSPDEPRAPAWNLNRAVDNNNASDEVPPVSTTTTTTTVARPGPDNENVRVVHLKRGLKPGDPPEVCTLTADAVAFGDERESIL; encoded by the exons ATGGATACCACCACGTCCATCAAGATGACCACTCTGGCCATCCAGAAGCTCTTTGGCCACGTGGAAGACGAGAACCTGCCGGCGCTCAAGGACCACCTGGACCGCTTCAAGGAAGTGGACGGACGCAGCGAC AACGGGCAGACGCCTCTGATGCTGGCGGCCGAACAGGGCAGCTTGGACATCGTGCAGGAGCTCATCCGGCGCGGCGCTAACGTCAACCTGGACGACGTG GACTGCTGGTCGGCGCTGATTTCGGCCGCCAAGGAAGGTCACGTGGAGGTGGTGAAGGAGTTGCTGGAGAACAGCGCCTACGTGGAGCACCGCGACGTG GGAGGCTGGACGGCGCTCATGTGGGCCTCATACAAGGGTCGCGTGGAGGTGGCCCGGTTCTTGCTGCAGCACGGCGCCAACCCCAACACCACCGGACAG CAGTACAGCGTGTACCCCATCATTTGGGCCTCCGGACGAGGACACGCCCAGGTGGTGAAGCTCTTGTTGGACGGCGGCGCCAAAGTCAACTGTTCGGACAAG TACGGGACCACGTCCCTGATCTGGGCGGCGAGGAAGGGCCACTTGGATTGCGTCACGCACCTCCTGGAGAACGGCGCGGACGTGGACCAGGACGGAGCG AACTCCATGACGGCGCTGATCGTGGCGGTGAAGGGCGGCTTCGCCGACGTGGTGAAGGAGCTCCTCAAGAGGAACCCCAACGTCAACATGACGGACAAAGACGGCAACACGGCGTTGATGATCGCCGCCAAGGAAGGCTACACCGAGATCGTGCAGGACCTCCTGGACGCCGGGACCTACGTCAACATTCCCGATCGA AGCGGCGACACGGTGCTGATCGGCGCGGTGAGGGGCGGCCACGTGGAAATCGTCCGAGCGCTGTTGCACAAATATGCCGACATCGACGTCAGGGGACAG GAGAGCAAGACGGCGCTGTACTGGGCGGTGGAGAAAGGCAACGCCTCGGTGGTGCGCGACATCCTGCAGTGTAACCCCGACACGGAGACGTGCACCAAG GATGGCGAGACGCCGCTCATCAAAGCCACCAAGATGAGGAGCGTGGAGGTCGTGGAGCTGCTGCTGGACAAGGGCGCCAAAGTGTCGGCCGTCGACAAG AGAGGAGACACGCCGCTGCACGTGGCCATCCGGGGGCGGAGCCGGCGATTGGCCGAGCTGCTCCTGAGGAACCCCAAGGACGGTCGCCTGCTCTACCGGCCCAACAAGGCGGGCGAGACACCCTACAACATTGACTGCAGCCACcagaagagcatcctcacgcaGATCTTCGGCGCCC GTCACCTGTCGCCCAGCGAGTCGGACGGCGACCTGCTGGGCTACGACCTGTACAGCTCGGCATTGGCCGACATCCTCAGCGAGCCCACCATGCGGCCCCCCATCTGCGTGGGGCTGTACGCGCAGTGGGGCAGCGGAAAGTCCTTCCTGCTCAAGAAGCTGGAGG ACGAGATGAAGACGTTCGCGGGGCAGCGGACGGAACCCCTCCTGGGGCCCTCGTGGCTGGCGGCCGTCCTGTCGCTGCTGGCGTGCGGCGGCGTGGCGCTGGCGCTGGCCTCGGCGCTGGACCCCAAGTTGGCCGTGGCCGTGTCGCTCAGCCTGCTGGCGCTGCTCTACGTCTTCTTGG TGGTGGTGTACTTTGGGGGCCGGCGCGAGGGGGAGCGCTGGAACTGGGCCTGGCTCCTCAGCAACCGTCTGGCCCGCCACCTGGGCTACCTGGAGCTCCTCCTCAAGCTGGTCTTCGTCAACCCGCCGGAGCTGCCCGAGCAGAGCGCGCGGGCGCTGCCCGTCAG GTTTCTCTTCACAGATTACAACCGGCTGTCCAGCGTGGGCGGCGAGACGTCCCTGGCGGAAATGATCGCCACTCTGTCGGACGCCTGCGAGAGGGAGTTCGGCTTCCTGGCCACGCGCCTCTTCAGGGTCTTCAAGACGGACGAGACGCAAG CCAAGGGCAAGTGGAAGAAGACGTGCTGCGTGCCGTCCTTCGCCCTCTTCGCGCTGGTGTCGGCCTGCCTGGCCGGCGGCCTGGCACTGATGGCCGTCTCCACGCCGGGCGGCGAGGACCGGGCGGCCGACGGCGTCCTGATGGCGCTGGGCGGCGTGGTGGGCGCCGCCCTGCTGCTCAACTGCCGCACCTGGTGGCGGCTCTCCGACGCCGTGCTCCACTCGCAGAGGAAGCGGCTGCACGGCGCCGCCGACAAGATGCACAAGCTCAAGAGCGAGGGCTTCATGAAG GTGGTGAAGAGCGAAGTGGAGCTGATGGCCAAGATGGCCAAGACGGTGGACGGCTTCACCCGACACCAGACCCGCCTGGCGGTGGTCATCGACGGCTTGGACTCGTGCGAGCAGGATAAAGTTCTGCAGATGCTGGACACG GTGCGCGTCCTTTTCTCCAAGGGGCCCTTCATCTCCATCTTTGCCAGCGACCCGCACATCATCATCAAGGCCATCAACCAGAACCTCAACAGCGTCCTGCGCGACTTTGTCAACGGCCACGACTACATGAGGAACGCCGTCCACCTGCCCGTCTTCCTCAACAGCCGAGGCCTGTCCCGCGCCAAGAAAATGGCCGCCTCGGCCTCCGCCTCGGCCGGAGCGCCCGTCAACGGCGACGTCCGGGGCCGGCGCGAGGACGCCGAGGGGAAGTTGGCGCGGCTGGGCTCGGGAGAAGCGGGCGAGGCGGGCGGCAAGGGCGCGCCCGAGCGGCGG GACACGTACCGGCGACGGCAGGTCCGGCGCTCGCTCAGCCGCCAGATGTCCTTCGACTTGACCAAGCTGATGGTGGCCGAAGACTGGTTCGCCGACATCAGCCCGCAGAGCATGAGGAGACTCCTCAACATCGTCTCGGTCACGG GTCGCCTGCTGCGAGCCAATCAGATCTCCTTCAACTGGGACCGCCTGGCCTCGTGGATCAACCTGACGGAACAGTGGCCGTACCGCACGTCCTGGCTCATCCTCTTCCTGGAGGAGAGCGACGGCGTTCCCGACCGGGCCGCGCTCAAGCACGTCTACGAGAG GGTGCTGGCCAGCATCCCGAGCAGCAAAGAGGTGGAACCTCTGCTAGAGATCGACGGCGACGTGCGCGCCTTCGAAGTCTTCTTGTCGTCGCGTACGCCCGTCCTGACCGCCGGGGACATCCGCACCTTCCTGCCGTGCACCGTCAACCTGGACCCCAAACTGCGAGAAATCATAGCCG ACGTCCGCGCGGCCCGCGAGCAGGTGGCGGTGGGCTACCCCGCGCCGCAGGAGGTCCGGGCCCGCCCCGTCTCCGTCTACAGCCACGTGTCATCGGCGTCCTTGGGCGGACTTTTCAACCCGCCGCCGGGGGACGTGCTGTCGCCGTCTCACAGCGGCTACTACAGCGGCATGTCGGGACCCCGCCACCCCTTCTACAACAGG CCGTATTTCCCcccccactaccaccaccaccaccaccttcaTCAACTGCCGCCGCCGCTTCGCGCGCCGGCGTCAGTCTACCCATCACACTCTCATCCCGCCGTGCTCGCTAGGAGCGCCGCCACCCGCGACGCCTCGCTAAGC GGCTCCGCCTCCGTGGCTTCGGGGACGTCGCCCGCCCCGCTGAGCGCCATGACCACGGAGGGCGTGTGCGAGCGCATCGGGCAAATCCAGGGCATCGACCGCGCCGTGTTGGCGGCGTACACGGCCACTGTCCGAAAG GCCAACGTGAATGGTCGAGTCCTGTCGCAGTGCAATTTGGACGAGCTGAAGAAGGAGATGAACATGAACTTTGGAGACTGGCAGCTCTTCCGGGCCAGC GTGATGGAAATGCGGCAGGCCGAGAGCCAGACGTCGGCGGGGCTCGGCGAGCTCGGCCGTCGGGCCTCGGGAGGGCCGCCCCCCGTGGACGACGCGTCCCCCGCGTACAGCTTCGCCCTCAGCTTCGACGACCTCAACGGCGCGGCGCTGGACGAGCGGCGCGTCGCCGCACCCTGGACG GGCGGCCCCCGCCGCTCGGGCAGCGCGGCCAGCCTCAACTCGCAGGAATCCGCCAACGACATCGGCAAACTGACGGACAGGCAGCAGGCCGAGTACCACTGCGCCTACCAGGAGTACATCGCGCAGATGGCCCAGCTGGAGACCGGCGGCGAaaaggcggcggcggtggcgccgCCCGAGCCCGACGGGCACCGGACGGCCGACGAGGAAGCGCTGGGCCCCATCCGGGAAGAAGACGAGAAGGGACCACGTTCCCCCTTCCGCCCGGCGGagcgaggcggcggcggcctctTCCCGAGCGGCCCGCGCTACCGCAAGCTgaccgacgacgacgacggggGCGACGACGCCCACCCAGAGTCCGAGGAGGCCCAATCGAGCGGGCGTTCGCTGCTCCTCAAGGCCAAGGACTACCTGTCGGACGCCACGCTGGACAAGAAGGACTCGTCCGACTCGGGCGTGCGTTCCAACGAGAGCTCGCCCAACCACTCGCTGCAGGACGAGGAGGCGGAGCCGTCGCGGGCCGACTCCCCAGGGCGGGTCCTTCCCGTCCCCGCCGCGGTCGAGATCCGAATGTCCCTCTGCAGCCCCGACGAGCCCCGGGCCCCCGCCTGGAACCTCAACCGCGCCGTGGACAACAACAACGCTTCGGACGAGGTCCCGCCGgtgtccaccaccaccaccaccaccaccgtcgCCCGCCCGGGCCCCGACAACGAGAACGTGCGCGTGGTCCACCTGAAGAGGGGCCTGAAGCCGGGAGACCCCCCCGAGGTCTGCACCCTGACGGCCGACGCCGTGGCCTTTGGAGACGAGCGCGAGAGCATCCTGTGA
- the LOC144064487 gene encoding transcription factor Sox-11-A-like, translating into MVQRRRRQQHHHRRQQQQQQQQRHGGKEPALAPATTAAHIKRPMNAFMVWSKMERKKIMQESPEVHNAEISKRLGKRWKSLDKSEKVPFIREAERLRLQHMADYPDYKYRPKKKSSQAADKNGRGAAKQRARQADAVGRRFVLKRDFSDSEDEAEDEADDEEREEPAQATGTSYCRLDLSNSSSSSSSSSSTTSSCCGNERELDLELGSLSPPASEAANVSLSLSLVDKDLDKDPCAASHFDFPDYFTPELSRMITGDFSDLVFTF; encoded by the coding sequence ATGGTCCAACGTCGGCGGCGGCAGCAGCACCACCACcggcggcagcagcagcagcagcagcagcagcggcaTGGCGGCAAAGAACCGGCACTGGCACCGGCGACGACGGCGGCTCACATCAAACGGCCCATGAACGCCTTCATGGTTTGGTCCAAAATGGAGCGTAAAAAGATCATGCAGGAGTCGCCGGAAGTGCACAACGCCGAGATTTCCAAGCGGCTGGGCAAGCGCTGGAAGTCTCTGGACAAGTCCGAGAAGGTCCCGTTCATCCGCGAGGCCGAGCGGCTCCGCCTCCAGCACATGGCCGACTACCCGGACTACAAGTACAGGCCCAAGAAGAAGAGCAGCCAGGCGGCGGACAAGAACGGACGAGGAGCCGCCAAGCAGCGCGCCCGCCAGGCCGACGCGGTGGGGAGGCGTTTCGTGCTCAAGCGGGACTTCAGTGACTCGGAAGACGAGGCCGAAGACGAGGCCGACGACGAGGAACGGGAGGAACCCGCGCAGGCCACCGGAACCTCCTACTGTCGTCTGGACTTGTctaattcttcttcttcttcatcgtcgtcgtcgtcgacgACATCGTCGTGCTGCGGAAACGAGCGCGAACTGGACCTGGAGTTGGGCTCGCTCAGCCCCCCCGCCTCGGAGGCGGCCAACGTTAGCCTCAGCCTCTCTCTAGTGGACAAGGACTTGGACAAGGACCCGTGCGCCGCCTCCCACTTTGACTTTCCGGACTACTTCACGCCCGAACTCAGCCGAATGATAACCGGCGACTTCTCGGACCTCGTGTTCACCTTCTGA